One genomic region from Candidatus Scalindua japonica encodes:
- a CDS encoding DEAD/DEAH box helicase, whose amino-acid sequence MKSTIGDKSAKKRRSTKIKKNQKKRPIKLKVSKTHKPEDIGLEEWQRLLRKQFAEQQKFKLKNAGNHSIFSEFLVTNPETEKTYKISIRGDKPSDNFCSCPDYSINNLGTCKHIEFTLFKLKKKRGAKKAFAETHALPFSEIYLHYGLKREIRLRQGKDIPSSLSKLMKKFFNTYNVLKDEQILNFPQLFNAIPKNNKHEVRCYDDVMSFVAEHQDTAHRENVIKKKLKQGIKSPLFKNILKTELYPYQKEGALFAVKAGRCLIGDDMGLGKTIQALTAAELMAKLFNIKKVLIVSPTSLKHQWNGEIEKFCNRTSCVIEGLNHHRRQLYLNESFYKLVNYELIFRDIEYIRNWSPDLIILDEAQRIKNWKTRTAKYVKQLDSTFAIVLTGTPIENKIEELHSIMELIDRHHLGPLYRFVQMHRIVDEGGKVIGYKDLKSIRNSLGNVLIRRKKDEVLKQLPERIDKNFFVPMTKEQYVIHDENYDIVVRLVAKWRRYKFLCEADQRRLLIALNFMRMAADNTYLIDKKTIHGPKIDELEVILKELIIDGNEKAVIFSQWLRMTELVEHVLARNGIKYVHLNGNVPSKQRKELMTQFKEDPECMVFLSTDAGGVGLNLQSGSIVINMDIPWNPAILEQRIGRVHRLGQKRSVRVINFISSESIEARILELLKFKKSLFAGVLDSEGEDVVMVGESQVSRFVKTVETVTETLEKSDPAIEKQEKREEESDEIAAELKEKNEEPAKKTAPPTETGVEKSEQLSNLLKAGAQLLTNLSNAIEVPVDTKSKKRGALIESDEKTGQKYLKIPLPEKDVLQNIFSSLGELISKQ is encoded by the coding sequence ATGAAAAGTACAATTGGAGACAAATCCGCCAAAAAGAGACGAAGCACAAAAATCAAAAAAAACCAGAAAAAGAGACCTATTAAATTAAAGGTGTCAAAGACACATAAACCAGAGGATATTGGACTGGAAGAGTGGCAACGGCTTCTCAGAAAACAGTTTGCAGAACAGCAGAAATTCAAACTGAAAAATGCAGGCAACCATTCCATATTTTCTGAGTTTCTAGTAACAAATCCGGAAACTGAAAAAACATATAAGATTTCAATTCGTGGAGACAAGCCAAGTGATAATTTCTGCTCATGCCCTGATTATAGTATTAACAACCTTGGCACATGTAAACACATCGAATTTACCCTATTTAAGCTAAAGAAAAAAAGAGGCGCTAAAAAAGCTTTTGCAGAAACACATGCTCTCCCATTTTCTGAAATATACCTGCATTATGGGCTCAAGCGTGAGATAAGGTTACGTCAAGGAAAAGATATTCCATCAAGCCTGTCGAAGTTAATGAAAAAATTTTTTAACACGTACAATGTGCTGAAAGATGAGCAAATTCTCAATTTTCCTCAACTGTTTAATGCTATTCCTAAAAACAATAAACATGAAGTACGATGCTATGATGATGTCATGTCTTTTGTGGCCGAACACCAGGATACCGCACACAGAGAAAACGTTATCAAAAAAAAGCTAAAGCAAGGGATTAAAAGCCCTTTATTCAAAAATATATTAAAAACAGAGTTATATCCATACCAGAAGGAAGGTGCTTTGTTTGCGGTTAAGGCAGGGAGATGCTTAATTGGCGACGATATGGGTTTGGGAAAGACAATCCAGGCGCTTACTGCAGCCGAGTTGATGGCAAAGCTCTTTAATATCAAAAAAGTATTAATAGTTTCTCCAACGTCATTAAAACATCAGTGGAATGGAGAGATAGAAAAATTCTGTAATAGGACTTCCTGTGTAATTGAAGGACTCAACCATCACAGACGACAGTTATATCTTAATGAGTCCTTCTACAAACTTGTTAATTATGAGCTTATCTTCAGAGATATTGAATATATAAGGAATTGGTCTCCGGACCTTATCATCCTCGATGAAGCCCAGAGAATAAAGAACTGGAAGACACGGACCGCAAAATATGTAAAACAGTTGGATTCAACATTTGCTATAGTACTTACCGGAACACCCATTGAAAACAAAATTGAAGAGCTGCACTCTATCATGGAGCTTATTGACAGACACCATCTTGGCCCACTATACCGGTTCGTCCAGATGCACAGGATAGTAGATGAGGGAGGCAAAGTTATTGGATATAAGGACCTTAAATCTATCAGGAATTCATTGGGTAATGTGCTGATAAGAAGAAAAAAAGATGAAGTATTAAAACAACTTCCGGAACGGATTGACAAGAACTTCTTTGTTCCAATGACAAAAGAGCAGTACGTTATCCATGATGAAAATTATGATATTGTGGTTAGATTGGTGGCAAAGTGGCGACGTTATAAATTTCTGTGTGAAGCAGACCAGAGACGGTTACTGATTGCTCTTAATTTTATGCGTATGGCAGCAGACAATACCTATCTGATTGATAAAAAGACTATTCATGGCCCAAAGATTGATGAACTTGAAGTCATTCTAAAAGAACTTATTATTGATGGCAATGAAAAAGCCGTTATCTTCAGCCAGTGGCTTAGAATGACTGAATTAGTTGAACATGTTCTTGCAAGAAACGGCATTAAATACGTGCATCTGAACGGGAATGTCCCCTCAAAGCAGAGAAAGGAACTGATGACCCAGTTTAAGGAAGACCCTGAGTGCATGGTTTTCTTGTCGACTGATGCTGGAGGGGTCGGTTTAAACCTGCAGAGTGGTTCTATTGTGATCAACATGGACATTCCCTGGAACCCCGCAATCCTGGAACAGAGAATTGGACGCGTACACAGACTGGGTCAGAAAAGAAGCGTACGTGTAATAAACTTCATCTCATCTGAGTCTATTGAAGCAAGGATATTGGAACTCTTAAAGTTTAAAAAGTCACTTTTTGCCGGAGTGCTCGATTCCGAAGGAGAAGACGTAGTAATGGTTGGAGAATCACAGGTAAGCAGATTTGTAAAAACAGTAGAAACCGTAACAGAAACATTGGAAAAATCTGACCCTGCTATTGAAAAACAGGAAAAACGGGAAGAAGAGAGTGATGAAATAGCCGCGGAGTTAAAAGAAAAAAATGAAGAACCTGCCAAAAAAACTGCCCCCCCTACCGAAACCGGAGTTGAAAAATCTGAACAGTTGAGTAACCTTCTGAAAGCTGGCGCTCAACTTTTAACTAATCTCAGTAATGCTATTGAGGTACCGGTAGATACTAAAAGCAAAAAGAGAGGTGCCTTGATTGAAAGTGATGAAAAGACGGGACAGAAATATCTGAAGATCCCTCTTCCAGAAAAAGACGTGCTACAAAATATTTTTTCCTCATTAGGAGAGTTAATCTCAAAGCAGTGA
- a CDS encoding peptide chain release factor family protein, producing MSIFNISEKKEKALLDRMRELNVSENDLEERFIRSSGPGGQKVNKTSSCVCLRHIPTDITVKYQRERSQALNRFFARRTLLDQIERLQNGFTREEKKRIEKIRRQKRKNRKRAKEKSAPVKPDQEKQEKADEI from the coding sequence ATGTCTATATTTAACATATCTGAAAAAAAGGAAAAAGCCCTCCTTGACAGAATGCGGGAACTGAATGTCAGTGAAAATGATCTTGAAGAACGATTTATTCGTTCCTCAGGGCCTGGAGGACAGAAAGTAAACAAAACATCGTCCTGTGTATGCCTTCGTCACATCCCAACAGATATTACTGTTAAATACCAGAGAGAGCGGTCTCAAGCTCTCAATAGATTTTTCGCGCGCCGTACACTCTTAGATCAGATAGAGCGTTTACAGAATGGATTTACCAGAGAAGAGAAAAAACGCATTGAGAAGATCAGGAGACAAAAGAGAAAAAACAGAAAACGTGCAAAAGAGAAATCTGCTCCAGTTAAACCTGATCAAGAAAAACAAGAAAAAGCAGATGAGATATAA
- a CDS encoding VOC family protein codes for MQIRTKGINHPALYGRNLDETIHFYTEVLGMKLVLRQPNLVDPKLTHLFFSAGNGAFVAFFIPNDDSEIELSKGSEGLGSMQHLAFNLDMPIEEAMDVLDRNRIKFKGPIDRGYECSLYFYDPNGIKLELMTWKTALPPGSNEAEVIARAQKIREKENDYNIEDQHVRQAMNELGFSLD; via the coding sequence ATGCAAATCAGGACAAAAGGTATTAACCATCCGGCTCTCTATGGGAGGAATCTTGATGAGACGATCCATTTTTATACTGAAGTATTAGGGATGAAATTAGTGCTGCGCCAGCCGAATCTTGTGGACCCGAAATTGACTCATCTATTCTTTTCTGCTGGTAACGGTGCTTTTGTCGCTTTCTTCATACCCAATGATGACTCCGAAATTGAGCTGAGCAAAGGAAGTGAAGGGCTCGGTTCAATGCAGCATTTAGCATTTAATTTAGATATGCCAATTGAAGAAGCTATGGATGTGTTGGACCGGAACAGAATCAAATTTAAGGGGCCAATTGATCGGGGATACGAGTGCTCCCTCTATTTTTACGATCCTAACGGAATAAAGCTGGAATTGATGACGTGGAAAACAGCTTTGCCTCCCGGATCAAATGAAGCAGAAGTCATCGCCAGGGCTCAGAAAATTCGTGAAAAAGAGAATGATTATAATATAGAGGATCAGCATGTTCGACAAGCAATGAATGAGCTTGGTTTTTCTTTAGATTAG
- a CDS encoding cache domain-containing protein, whose amino-acid sequence MDSNFSYWRMVIIGVLSLLLIVAISFFFYFEHIYFNYNPKEATFSKLENIRNKKKAKVIRYLDQQKERGIKVCQNSDIKDYFKKLLYLYSNHGYGGIEYAIIESVVNKLFVIELDKFYDLLFIDAEGDVFFSVKKEDDFLGNIHEERFNGVSLFEKIRKIQTRETEFVDYEYYSISDEPASFFITPVLKADKIQGYIVLQLPINDINCILTERQGLGRTGEVYLVNYNQLMITQSRFVEDNTILTKQIDTEAVRNAILEKRGNKIIKDYRDKRVFSSYEQFDYEGTEWIIVAEIDEDEVITEIYLSREKELFNKVTDYLSKYSYQNDIQKVFGKEWKQKNSSVKVDFKEFQKSKNGQSLYTEGIATCTAMTIGYPGKFGYLLHITPTDGSYRNVGFLTRLLLRDSYTDFVERVMSGICRYDILQCEKSQLRIGLMATHDDSFKNIIRKLTEHGVELSQIKVLYKKNYQKVDVVFDYRNDQVWSLWGGKGFKMVYTDEYENAPDIGELIKKLSNYNRV is encoded by the coding sequence ATGGATAGTAATTTTTCTTACTGGAGAATGGTAATAATAGGTGTGCTTTCTCTCTTGTTAATTGTTGCCATATCCTTTTTCTTTTATTTTGAACATATATATTTTAATTACAATCCGAAGGAGGCTACCTTCTCTAAATTAGAAAATATCAGAAACAAAAAAAAAGCGAAAGTAATAAGGTATTTAGACCAGCAGAAAGAGAGAGGGATCAAGGTGTGTCAGAACAGCGATATTAAAGATTATTTCAAGAAACTTCTTTATCTATACAGTAATCATGGATATGGAGGTATAGAATATGCCATAATAGAAAGTGTGGTTAACAAGCTTTTTGTGATTGAATTAGATAAGTTTTATGATCTTCTCTTTATAGATGCAGAGGGAGATGTTTTCTTTTCTGTCAAGAAGGAAGATGACTTCCTGGGTAACATACATGAAGAACGCTTTAATGGCGTTTCATTATTTGAAAAGATACGAAAGATACAAACCAGAGAGACAGAGTTTGTTGATTATGAGTATTACTCTATTTCGGATGAACCGGCTTCTTTTTTTATCACTCCTGTGCTTAAAGCAGACAAGATACAAGGCTATATTGTATTGCAACTGCCGATTAACGATATCAATTGCATATTAACAGAAAGGCAGGGCCTGGGAAGAACAGGTGAAGTGTATTTAGTAAATTACAATCAGTTAATGATAACACAATCCAGGTTTGTTGAAGATAACACAATATTAACCAAACAGATCGATACTGAGGCCGTAAGGAACGCCATATTGGAGAAGAGAGGGAACAAGATAATCAAAGATTATCGCGATAAAAGAGTTTTCAGCTCTTATGAGCAGTTTGATTATGAAGGGACGGAATGGATTATCGTAGCAGAAATAGATGAAGATGAAGTTATTACAGAAATCTATCTGAGCAGGGAAAAGGAGCTTTTTAACAAAGTTACTGATTATCTGTCAAAATATTCTTATCAGAATGATATACAAAAGGTATTTGGAAAGGAGTGGAAACAGAAAAACAGTTCTGTTAAGGTTGATTTTAAGGAGTTTCAAAAGAGTAAAAACGGCCAATCGCTTTATACCGAAGGTATTGCGACATGTACTGCAATGACTATTGGCTATCCTGGCAAATTTGGATATCTGCTCCATATTACCCCCACAGATGGGTCATACAGGAACGTCGGGTTTCTCACCAGGTTGTTATTAAGAGACAGCTATACTGACTTTGTGGAAAGAGTTATGAGCGGTATCTGTAGGTATGATATTCTCCAATGTGAGAAATCACAGTTGCGGATTGGTCTTATGGCAACTCATGATGACAGTTTTAAGAATATCATTCGCAAACTTACAGAACATGGAGTTGAACTATCTCAAATAAAGGTGCTTTATAAAAAAAATTATCAAAAAGTAGATGTTGTTTTTGATTATAGAAATGATCAGGTATGGAGCCTGTGGGGGGGCAAAGGGTTTAAAATGGTCTATACGGATGAATATGAAAATGCCCCTGATATTGGTGAACTAATTAAAAAATTGAGTAATTATAACCGAGTATAA
- a CDS encoding sodium ion-translocating decarboxylase subunit beta yields the protein MISDNSANWTEGIGKLLMISVGLLLIYLGIARGFEPLLLIPIGMGAVLSNIPLAFINDEGGIIRYVYDSGIKTGIFPLIIFMGVGAMTDFGPLLANPRTTLLGAAAQFGIFTTLIGAIILTKLVPGIDFSLKDASSIAIIGGADGPTSIFLASKLSPRLLGSIAVAAYSYMALVPIIQPPIMKLLTTEDERKIKMKQLRYVSHREKIIFPIVVIVLTALLLPSAAPLIGFLMFGNLMRESLVVKRLSDTTQNALINIVTIFLGLGVGSKLSADKFLNMETLGIIVLGLFAFSFGTAAGVIMAKIMNIFSSKNKINPLIGSAGVSAVPMAARVSNKIGLDEDPHNFLLMHAMGPNVAGVIGSAVAAGILLAVFM from the coding sequence ATGATCTCTGACAATTCCGCAAATTGGACTGAAGGTATCGGCAAGTTGCTGATGATCAGTGTAGGTTTGCTTCTGATTTATCTGGGAATTGCGAGAGGGTTTGAACCTCTGCTTCTTATACCTATTGGCATGGGCGCGGTGCTTTCAAATATCCCACTTGCCTTCATTAACGACGAAGGCGGGATCATTCGATATGTCTATGATTCCGGTATAAAGACGGGAATCTTTCCACTGATTATATTTATGGGTGTCGGAGCGATGACTGACTTTGGGCCACTACTTGCCAACCCTCGCACTACACTGCTTGGCGCGGCCGCGCAGTTCGGTATCTTTACAACCCTTATCGGGGCAATAATACTTACCAAACTTGTTCCCGGCATAGACTTCTCACTAAAAGATGCTTCATCCATTGCGATAATCGGAGGTGCTGACGGGCCTACGTCTATCTTCCTTGCCTCCAAGCTGAGCCCGAGACTGTTAGGTTCAATAGCGGTTGCCGCATACTCTTATATGGCCCTGGTGCCAATTATTCAACCGCCTATCATGAAGCTGTTAACTACTGAAGATGAACGCAAGATCAAGATGAAACAGCTTAGATATGTATCACATCGCGAGAAGATAATCTTCCCGATTGTTGTTATTGTACTCACAGCACTGCTTCTTCCATCCGCAGCGCCGCTTATAGGTTTCCTTATGTTTGGTAATCTTATGCGGGAGTCTCTGGTAGTCAAACGGTTGAGTGATACGACTCAGAACGCGCTGATCAATATTGTAACAATATTCCTGGGACTGGGTGTCGGAAGTAAGTTGTCTGCAGATAAATTTCTCAACATGGAAACTCTAGGTATTATTGTTCTGGGTTTGTTTGCTTTCTCATTCGGAACTGCTGCCGGTGTGATCATGGCAAAAATTATGAATATATTCTCATCGAAGAATAAAATCAATCCGCTGATTGGATCTGCAGGGGTTTCGGCAGTACCTATGGCAGCAAGAGTGTCTAATAAAATTGGACTGGATGAAGACCCTCACAATTTTCTTCTAATGCACGCAATGGGACCAAATGTGGCAGGCGTGATTGGCTCTGCAGTTGCGGCCGGTATACTTCTCGCAGTGTTCATGTAA
- a CDS encoding biotin/lipoyl-containing protein: MKKVRFMDTSFRDGFQSVYGARVLTQDFMPAVEASAEAGIKHMEAGGGARFQSLFFYCNESAFHMMDTFRKFAGPDANLQTLARGINVVALSQAPKDIINLHAVLFKKHGMTTIRNFDALNDIQNLEYSGKCITDAGLHHQVCITLMDLPEECEEAHTSTFYLQRLRAILDSGLPFDSVCFKDASGTANPQKVYDTFKGAREILGEDALIWFHTHDTAGVSVACNLAAIEGAATKDNNLGIDLAKSPVCGGTCQPDIISMWHALKGKEWTIDVDIMKIVEAEKIFEECMKDYFIPIEAKQVSPIIPLSPMPGGALTANTMMMRDTGTLHLYPEVIREMTEVVKKGGFATSVTPVSQFYFQQAYANVTQGKWKKITDGYGNMILGYFGRTPSSPDPEIVKIAEEQLGKKPFDGHPLEILEPGIPQATKTLQENSLEVNDENIFIAYACGEKGIEFLKGNMKENIRKITPEAEAKAPSTAKTKSTDSTGNYTVTVDGKSFNVTVAEGTGVVQTIVPTGPAIAIKGEPIVASMPGSVMRVETNVGDTVKEGEEILVLEAMKMESPVKAPKDCRIIAIEVAVGDNVKNGDTLAMIE, encoded by the coding sequence GTGAAAAAAGTCAGATTTATGGACACATCATTCAGAGATGGATTTCAGTCTGTTTATGGCGCGCGTGTGCTTACTCAGGATTTTATGCCGGCAGTAGAGGCGTCCGCGGAAGCTGGGATTAAGCATATGGAAGCCGGTGGCGGCGCCAGATTTCAATCTCTTTTCTTTTATTGTAACGAATCAGCATTTCACATGATGGATACTTTCAGGAAGTTTGCAGGTCCTGACGCGAATCTCCAGACTCTTGCCAGGGGTATAAATGTAGTAGCCCTGTCTCAGGCTCCCAAAGATATTATAAACCTTCATGCCGTCCTCTTTAAGAAGCACGGAATGACTACTATCCGCAATTTCGATGCACTCAACGATATTCAAAACCTCGAATATTCAGGTAAGTGTATAACTGACGCGGGACTCCATCATCAAGTGTGCATAACTCTGATGGACCTCCCGGAAGAGTGTGAAGAAGCGCACACATCCACGTTTTACCTTCAACGCCTGAGAGCGATTCTGGACTCAGGACTTCCTTTTGATTCGGTTTGTTTTAAAGATGCGAGCGGAACAGCCAACCCACAGAAGGTGTATGACACATTTAAAGGAGCACGGGAAATTCTCGGAGAAGACGCGTTAATATGGTTCCACACACATGACACTGCGGGTGTAAGTGTAGCGTGTAACCTGGCGGCAATTGAAGGAGCGGCGACTAAAGACAACAACCTTGGTATTGACCTCGCAAAGAGCCCCGTATGCGGAGGAACATGTCAACCTGACATCATTTCAATGTGGCATGCCCTTAAGGGTAAAGAGTGGACGATTGATGTAGACATTATGAAAATTGTGGAAGCAGAAAAGATTTTTGAAGAGTGTATGAAGGATTATTTTATACCAATTGAGGCAAAACAGGTATCTCCAATAATCCCTCTTTCTCCAATGCCGGGAGGTGCTTTAACAGCAAACACCATGATGATGCGTGATACGGGAACGCTTCATCTCTATCCGGAAGTAATAAGAGAGATGACTGAAGTCGTCAAAAAGGGTGGCTTTGCCACATCGGTTACTCCGGTATCACAGTTCTATTTCCAGCAGGCATATGCTAATGTAACGCAGGGCAAATGGAAAAAGATTACAGATGGTTATGGTAATATGATACTCGGTTATTTTGGACGCACACCTTCAAGCCCTGATCCTGAAATTGTTAAAATTGCGGAGGAACAGTTGGGTAAAAAGCCATTTGACGGTCATCCGCTTGAAATACTTGAACCTGGTATCCCGCAAGCCACAAAAACCCTTCAAGAAAACAGCCTTGAGGTAAATGACGAAAATATCTTTATAGCGTATGCATGCGGTGAAAAAGGGATAGAGTTCCTTAAGGGAAACATGAAGGAAAATATAAGAAAAATAACTCCTGAAGCGGAAGCCAAAGCACCTTCAACCGCAAAGACTAAAAGCACGGATAGTACCGGCAATTACACCGTTACCGTTGACGGCAAATCATTTAACGTTACTGTGGCTGAAGGTACCGGTGTTGTTCAGACAATCGTGCCAACTGGACCCGCGATTGCTATTAAAGGCGAGCCGATTGTTGCCAGTATGCCGGGTTCCGTTATGCGCGTTGAAACAAATGTGGGCGATACGGTAAAGGAAGGTGAAGAAATTCTCGTCCTTGAAGCGATGAAAATGGAATCTCCTGTTAAAGCTCCAAAAGATTGTAGGATTATTGCAATAGAAGTAGCAGTTGGTGACAATGTGAAGAATGGTGACACGCTTGCTATGATAGAATAG
- a CDS encoding OadG family protein, whose amino-acid sequence MIGNAIMLMFIGMGIVFVFLVLLNAAISLLEYFTREHTRNEESAMAEADLARKNKKKRKSMPASGSHVQTAVISAAIHAYRKV is encoded by the coding sequence ATGATCGGCAACGCAATTATGTTGATGTTTATCGGTATGGGGATTGTGTTTGTTTTCCTTGTACTTCTGAATGCTGCCATATCACTACTTGAGTATTTCACCAGAGAACATACTCGCAATGAGGAATCTGCCATGGCGGAAGCAGATCTTGCGCGAAAAAATAAGAAAAAGAGAAAAAGTATGCCAGCAAGTGGTAGCCATGTACAGACGGCAGTCATCTCTGCCGCTATACATGCATACAGAAAAGTTTAA
- a CDS encoding biotin--[acetyl-CoA-carboxylase] ligase, with protein sequence MNTELKPKIIKTDKEAYTIYKYAELNSTNAFLKQHYAELPDFSVIWADKQTCGRGRFTRIWNSEPGQDLTFSLLLPLTTLEQERRQNLTQIAALSIAQLLEGYGLKPSVKWPNDVLIEGKKISGILCEITATEKRVCGVLGIGININSTDKSLTGIDIPATSLRSELRHKVVRKILLEKLLEIIINCFNVLCQTGFSQNRQEIKKRLAFVNEHIIFTDVKQNSYSGKIIDLNDDGTLLFKCEKRGIISLNSGEIEFHNSYLMRKQ encoded by the coding sequence ATGAACACTGAATTAAAACCGAAAATAATCAAAACTGACAAAGAGGCATATACAATTTATAAATATGCTGAATTGAACTCAACCAATGCGTTTCTTAAACAGCATTACGCCGAATTGCCGGATTTCTCGGTAATCTGGGCAGACAAACAGACATGTGGGAGAGGCCGTTTTACCCGAATATGGAACTCTGAGCCGGGCCAGGACCTGACATTCTCGTTACTGTTGCCACTGACGACGCTGGAACAGGAACGAAGACAGAATTTAACACAGATTGCGGCCCTGTCTATTGCCCAGCTACTTGAAGGTTATGGACTGAAACCATCTGTAAAATGGCCAAATGATGTGCTTATAGAGGGGAAAAAAATATCCGGAATACTCTGTGAAATAACGGCAACTGAGAAAAGAGTATGTGGCGTGCTGGGAATAGGCATCAATATCAACAGTACGGATAAATCCCTTACCGGTATTGATATTCCAGCCACTTCACTGCGATCCGAGTTACGCCATAAAGTTGTACGCAAAATTTTATTGGAAAAACTTCTTGAAATTATAATAAATTGTTTTAATGTATTGTGCCAGACTGGTTTTTCGCAAAACCGGCAGGAGATAAAAAAAAGACTGGCATTTGTCAATGAACATATTATTTTTACAGACGTTAAACAGAATTCATACTCCGGAAAAATAATTGATCTGAACGATGACGGCACATTGCTTTTCAAATGTGAAAAGCGCGGCATTATCAGCCTGAATTCCGGAGAAATAGAGTTTCATAATTCTTATTTAATGAGGAAACAGTAA
- the typA gene encoding translational GTPase TypA, producing MVEINNIRNIAIIAHVDHGKTTLVDQMLKQTGVFRANQQVAERVMDSNDQEKERGITIVAKNFSVQYKNIKLNIIDTPGHTDFGGEVERTLKMAEGVLLLVDAYEGPMPQTRYVLQKALGYHLKPIVVINKIDRPEARPNDVLNEVFDLFVDLNADDEQLDFPVVYASARDGYAKREVDEESKVLTPLLDAIVEHIPPPTTNPDERFQMLIQAQDYNDYVGRIGIGKIVNGCVRAGSNVAWLKRNGEKCNERISEIYSFAGLERKSIKEAIAGDIVAITGIENIEIGDTLADVSNPKPLPVINIDEPTLSMLFSVNDSPFAGQDGKYVTSRNLRERLYRELRSNVSLKVHDDKSRDSFHVSGRGLLHLSVLIESMRREGYELQVAKPKVIYKEINGKKAEPIEFLVIDVPKEFDGQVISLLGARKGEMLNMRESNGRIHFEFKLPSRGLVGLRLRLLSSTQGTAIMYHNFHEYEYFKGAIPHRPVGVIASMSNGDVMAYALDGLRDRGVMFVKPGDKVYEGMVVGEHCDQKDIAVNVCRAKKATNMRSATADKSIKLSPPRELTLEMALEYIEDDELIEITPKTFRIRKKLLKETDRKRNRIAAHGVSK from the coding sequence ATTGTGGAAATAAATAATATAAGAAACATAGCTATAATCGCCCATGTAGACCATGGCAAAACAACGTTAGTAGACCAGATGTTGAAGCAGACCGGTGTATTCCGCGCAAATCAGCAGGTTGCAGAACGTGTAATGGACTCTAACGATCAGGAGAAAGAGCGAGGGATAACTATTGTCGCGAAAAACTTCTCTGTCCAATACAAAAATATCAAATTAAACATAATAGACACTCCCGGCCATACGGATTTTGGAGGTGAAGTAGAGCGCACTTTAAAGATGGCTGAAGGTGTGTTGCTGCTGGTTGACGCGTATGAAGGCCCCATGCCTCAGACAAGATACGTATTGCAGAAGGCTTTGGGCTATCACCTCAAACCTATCGTTGTTATCAATAAGATAGACAGGCCTGAAGCGAGGCCAAACGACGTCCTGAACGAAGTATTCGACCTGTTTGTAGACTTGAATGCTGATGACGAGCAATTAGACTTTCCGGTAGTTTACGCAAGCGCCAGAGATGGATACGCGAAGCGCGAAGTGGATGAGGAGAGCAAAGTATTAACTCCACTCCTCGACGCCATAGTAGAACACATCCCCCCACCAACGACAAACCCTGATGAACGGTTTCAAATGCTTATACAGGCACAGGATTACAATGATTACGTTGGCAGGATTGGAATAGGAAAGATTGTAAACGGATGTGTGCGTGCAGGCAGCAATGTCGCTTGGCTCAAGAGAAATGGAGAGAAATGTAATGAAAGAATTTCGGAGATCTATTCATTTGCCGGTCTTGAACGCAAAAGCATAAAGGAGGCGATTGCCGGAGACATTGTAGCAATTACCGGAATAGAGAACATTGAGATCGGTGATACTCTGGCGGATGTCAGTAACCCAAAACCGCTTCCTGTTATAAATATTGACGAGCCTACATTGTCCATGTTGTTCTCTGTAAATGATTCACCTTTTGCGGGACAAGATGGAAAATATGTGACAAGCCGTAATTTGAGGGAGAGATTATACAGGGAATTACGTTCTAACGTTTCATTGAAAGTGCATGATGATAAATCGAGAGACTCGTTTCACGTATCAGGAAGAGGTTTGCTGCACCTGTCTGTATTGATTGAGAGTATGAGGAGAGAGGGCTACGAGCTTCAGGTCGCGAAACCTAAAGTTATTTACAAAGAAATTAATGGAAAAAAAGCGGAACCCATAGAGTTTCTTGTAATAGACGTCCCTAAAGAGTTTGACGGTCAGGTGATTTCTTTACTTGGGGCAAGAAAGGGAGAGATGTTGAATATGCGCGAGAGCAATGGAAGAATTCATTTTGAGTTCAAGCTTCCATCACGCGGTCTGGTAGGGTTAAGATTAAGACTGCTCAGCTCCACCCAGGGGACAGCAATCATGTACCATAATTTCCATGAATACGAGTATTTTAAAGGTGCCATTCCACACAGACCTGTAGGTGTTATAGCATCAATGTCAAACGGTGATGTGATGGCATATGCCCTTGATGGGTTACGCGACCGAGGTGTCATGTTTGTCAAACCGGGTGACAAAGTTTATGAAGGTATGGTAGTTGGTGAACATTGTGACCAGAAAGATATAGCGGTAAATGTATGCCGTGCAAAAAAAGCGACAAATATGAGGTCTGCAACAGCGGACAAGTCCATTAAGCTGTCTCCTCCAAGGGAGTTGACTCTTGAAATGGCACTTGAGTACATAGAAGATGATGAGCTGATAGAGATTACCCCCAAAACCTTTCGTATCAGGAAAAAGCTGTTGAAGGAAACTGACCGCAAACGTAATAGAATAGCTGCACATGGTGTATCAAAATAG